One window of Gammaproteobacteria bacterium genomic DNA carries:
- a CDS encoding RnfH family protein, whose protein sequence is MRIEVAYARADVQAVATVQLPTGATVEQAIIASGLVARFPEIDLTQAAVGIYGTRAKLSDSVADGDRVEIYRPLLIDPKEQRRRRARSRL, encoded by the coding sequence ATGCGGATCGAAGTCGCTTACGCGCGCGCTGACGTACAAGCGGTTGCAACGGTGCAGTTGCCCACTGGCGCCACCGTCGAGCAAGCGATCATTGCCTCCGGATTAGTCGCTCGTTTCCCGGAGATCGATCTTACGCAAGCAGCGGTGGGGATTTACGGTACGCGGGCGAAGCTGAGCGATTCGGTGGCTGACGGCGATCGGGTCGAGATTTATCGACCGTTATTGATTGACCCGAAGGAGCAACGGCGCCGTCGCGCCCGTTCGCGTTTATAA
- a CDS encoding transcriptional repressor has protein sequence MPKREPMVNRADAITERIRNAGVRATPARVEVLRLLSTAGHALSHQEVEAHFGGRADRVTLYRVLDSLVQAGLAHKLTDDARVFRFSATAAAHVPHTEHGHFRCDDCGRVYCLEALPSAKPRVPQGFRVAHVDLKIRGRCAQCVRVR, from the coding sequence ATGCCGAAACGGGAACCAATGGTGAACCGGGCCGACGCGATTACCGAACGTATTCGCAACGCGGGTGTCCGCGCGACACCCGCGCGGGTCGAGGTGTTGCGACTACTGTCCACGGCCGGGCACGCCTTGAGCCATCAAGAGGTCGAGGCACACTTTGGCGGGCGTGCGGATCGGGTAACGCTGTATCGCGTGCTCGATTCGTTGGTGCAAGCTGGGCTTGCGCACAAGCTGACCGACGACGCGCGCGTATTTCGCTTCAGCGCAACCGCCGCAGCGCACGTGCCGCATACCGAGCACGGCCATTTTCGCTGCGACGACTGCGGGCGCGTCTATTGCCTAGAGGCATTGCCGTCGGCGAAACCGCGTGTTCCGCAAGGATTCCGCGTTGCCCATGTGGATCTGAAAATTCGCGGCCGCTGTGCACAGTGCGTACGGGTTCGATAA
- a CDS encoding DUF2796 domain-containing protein, producing MHKFSLLFLVTAIAAAPAFAATSTSKSTDKEAGFEQHAGHTHGIGQLQVTLEGNELGIGLDSPTDSFLGFEHAANTAAQKKKVQETEQLLKQPEKLFELPAAAQCQAQPSTVDIKLPTAGSKEKHSDLETQWRWQCKTPAELKQIDVRMFKAFPKLKQLKVQMVTPNGQNEKVLKADNTRLALTP from the coding sequence ATGCATAAGTTTTCTTTACTATTTCTCGTCACTGCAATTGCCGCGGCCCCGGCATTCGCTGCCACAAGTACCAGCAAGAGCACCGATAAAGAGGCCGGATTCGAGCAACACGCCGGCCACACCCACGGCATCGGTCAATTGCAAGTCACACTGGAAGGTAACGAGCTCGGCATCGGCCTCGATAGCCCCACCGACAGCTTCCTCGGCTTCGAACATGCCGCCAACACCGCGGCGCAGAAGAAGAAGGTGCAAGAGACCGAGCAACTGTTAAAACAGCCGGAAAAATTGTTTGAGCTGCCGGCGGCGGCGCAGTGCCAAGCGCAACCATCGACGGTAGACATCAAGCTGCCAACCGCGGGCAGCAAAGAAAAACATTCCGATCTCGAAACCCAATGGCGCTGGCAGTGCAAGACGCCGGCTGAGCTGAAGCAAATCGACGTGCGCATGTTCAAGGCGTTTCCCAAGCTCAAGCAGCTGAAGGTGCAAATGGTGACGCCGAACGGTCAAAACGAGAAAGTATTAAAGGCCGATAACACCCGACTCGCGTTGACGCCGTGA
- a CDS encoding ABC transporter permease — translation MVLTLAFKSLLNRRVTAFLMVLSIALSVTLLLGVERLRTQARTGFANTISGTDLVVGARTGTTALLLQSVFRIGYASNNMSWRSYLDVAHHPRVAWTVPISLGDSHRGFVVLGTTADYFTHYHFARNRRLEFAEGKPFADVYDAVLGADVARELGYRLNQSIVIAHGAVESEGAMHDDKPFRVVGILQRTGTPVDRTVHVGLDGLEAIHVDWQSGMRVPGAKISAKDARKQDLTPQTITAALVGLDSRTAVFHVQRFVNEYRREPLLAILPGVVLQELWDTIGIVEKVLLAVSSLVALVGLCGMVTALLTGLNERRREMAVLRSVGARPRHILTLIVGEATALTAIGVVLGVVLLYLALFFVRPLIQSYFGIYLDIGLPTTYELGLLAAVLLAGMLAGLLPALRAYRQSLADGMMIHI, via the coding sequence ATGGTTCTAACACTGGCATTCAAGAGTTTGCTCAACCGGCGCGTGACGGCGTTCTTGATGGTGCTGTCGATCGCGCTCAGCGTAACGTTACTGCTCGGTGTCGAACGCTTGCGCACGCAGGCACGCACCGGCTTCGCCAACACCATCTCCGGCACCGACCTGGTCGTCGGCGCCCGCACCGGCACCACCGCCCTGCTACTGCAATCAGTGTTCCGCATCGGCTACGCCAGTAACAACATGTCGTGGCGCAGTTACCTCGACGTTGCGCACCACCCGCGCGTCGCCTGGACCGTACCGATCTCGCTCGGCGATTCGCACCGCGGCTTCGTCGTGCTCGGCACGACCGCGGATTACTTCACGCACTATCATTTCGCGCGCAACCGCCGTCTCGAATTCGCCGAAGGTAAACCGTTCGCCGACGTGTACGATGCCGTGCTCGGCGCCGACGTCGCCCGCGAGCTCGGTTATCGCCTAAACCAGTCAATCGTTATCGCCCACGGCGCGGTCGAGAGCGAAGGCGCCATGCACGACGACAAACCGTTTCGTGTGGTCGGCATCCTGCAGCGCACCGGCACACCGGTGGATCGTACCGTGCACGTCGGTCTCGACGGCCTCGAAGCGATTCACGTCGATTGGCAAAGCGGCATGCGCGTGCCCGGCGCCAAGATCTCGGCCAAGGATGCACGCAAACAAGATCTCACGCCGCAAACCATCACCGCCGCTCTTGTCGGCCTCGACTCGCGCACCGCGGTCTTCCACGTGCAGCGCTTCGTCAACGAATACCGCCGCGAACCGCTGTTGGCGATATTGCCGGGCGTGGTGCTGCAAGAACTGTGGGACACGATCGGCATCGTCGAAAAAGTGCTGCTAGCGGTATCGTCGCTGGTCGCATTGGTCGGCTTATGCGGCATGGTCACGGCACTGCTCACCGGCTTAAACGAACGCCGGCGGGAAATGGCGGTCCTACGTTCTGTCGGCGCACGACCACGGCATATTTTGACGCTGATCGTCGGTGAAGCGACGGCGCTGACCGCGATCGGTGTCGTTCTCGGCGTGGTATTGTTGTACCTCGCGCTATTCTTCGTGCGGCCGCTGATCCAAAGTTATTTCGGTATTTATCTCGACATTGGTCTGCCGACGACCTATGAGCTTGGCTTGCTGGCCGCCGTGCTGCTGGCCGGCATGCTCGCCGGTCTTCTACCGGCGCTACGTGCCTATCGCCAATCGTTGGCAGACGGCATGATGATCCATATTTAG
- the fur gene encoding ferric iron uptake transcriptional regulator, with product MPDTDADLKKAGLKATTPRRKILEILESAEHPHLTAEEVYQRLHQGGEDVGLATVYRVLTQFQEAGLVIRHNFEGGRSVFEINQGGHHDHMVCVACGQVFEFYDKAIEERQRHVAEQAGFTIDDHALYLFGVCEGMKRNGKCSKK from the coding sequence ATGCCAGACACCGACGCCGATCTTAAGAAGGCCGGCCTGAAAGCCACCACCCCGCGCCGGAAGATTCTCGAAATCCTCGAATCAGCCGAGCATCCGCACCTGACGGCGGAGGAGGTCTATCAGCGCCTGCACCAAGGCGGCGAAGATGTCGGCCTGGCCACGGTCTATCGCGTGCTCACTCAGTTCCAAGAGGCCGGCCTCGTCATTCGCCACAACTTCGAGGGCGGCCGGTCGGTGTTCGAGATCAATCAGGGTGGACATCACGACCACATGGTATGCGTCGCTTGCGGTCAGGTGTTCGAGTTCTACGACAAGGCCATCGAAGAACGGCAGCGCCACGTTGCCGAGCAGGCTGGCTTTACCATCGACGATCACGCGCTCTACCTGTTCGGCGTATGCGAAGGGATGAAGCGAAACGGCAAGTGTTCGAAGAAGTAA
- a CDS encoding DUF3299 domain-containing protein encodes MNIARAFLMTVGLAIGLFAGPAAQALQPTPAKPATKAAPQNAGAIKAISWEDLVPTSFRPDEMMRRYSKKMAKLSDSDPRAQQYADELRAAWENAPVVDALNNKQVKLSGFLVTLEGDGKAVSEFLLVPYFGACIHVPPPPSNQIVLVRTGTKPFKVQQVFDKVSVVGRLKTEHAHNELANASYVIEASDVELMNSP; translated from the coding sequence ATGAACATCGCTCGCGCTTTTCTGATGACGGTCGGTCTTGCGATCGGCCTGTTCGCCGGCCCCGCCGCGCAGGCACTGCAGCCCACACCGGCGAAGCCGGCGACCAAAGCCGCACCGCAGAATGCCGGTGCGATAAAAGCGATCAGTTGGGAAGACCTCGTCCCGACGAGTTTCCGCCCGGACGAAATGATGCGACGCTACAGCAAGAAGATGGCCAAGCTGAGCGACAGCGATCCGCGCGCGCAGCAGTACGCCGACGAGCTGCGCGCCGCCTGGGAGAACGCACCGGTGGTCGACGCACTGAACAACAAGCAGGTGAAGCTGTCCGGCTTCCTGGTAACGCTCGAAGGCGACGGCAAGGCGGTCTCGGAATTTCTGCTGGTACCCTACTTCGGCGCCTGTATCCATGTGCCGCCGCCGCCGTCCAATCAAATCGTTCTCGTGCGCACCGGTACCAAACCTTTCAAGGTGCAACAAGTGTTCGACAAGGTGTCGGTCGTCGGCCGCCTGAAAACCGAGCACGCCCACAACGAGCTCGCGAACGCGAGCTATGTCATCGAGGCGAGCGACGTCGAACTCATGAACAGTCCGTAA
- a CDS encoding sodium-dependent transporter, producing the protein MPGLSRRSRKSAAAPVAHSADIAGSVGSKRWSDTFTFVLALTGAAITFKTLWQFPYLVSENGGGAFILIYLLLAFLVGAPLLIAEVMLGRRAHASPITALADLGRGARGGRHWALLGWLTVLGGFIVFSYLSVVAGWAIGYFVRTVFGVMTGLTADGIASVFTGFVRDPEKQIFWYSLFITTTLTITAGGLRRRLEPTIRVLVPLLLVALLTLAGYALSVGNFRDAATFLFTPDFAKLSPVAWLAALAQVFFSLGLGTGMAMMYGAYLDREASIARAALTVVGLDALIAVFGSVIVFAVLLGGGVAPTSGPSLVFQALPLAFDHLPYGRWFGSLFFALIVMIALATAIALIEPVIAWMTERFGIARRRAAIVVGLCAWLLGLVSLFSFNYWAFSFKFFGMEKQIGAFDVLQILTAQGMLPLAGLALALFAGWFLPVDNARADLALRSSCAFDAWLWLLRLVVPPLLLLLFVSLSIIYA; encoded by the coding sequence ATGCCGGGGTTGAGTCGTCGCAGTCGCAAGAGCGCAGCTGCCCCCGTTGCCCATTCCGCCGATATCGCTGGTTCCGTCGGTTCCAAGCGTTGGTCCGACACCTTCACGTTCGTGCTGGCATTGACCGGCGCCGCCATTACCTTCAAGACCCTCTGGCAGTTTCCCTATCTCGTGAGCGAGAACGGCGGTGGTGCGTTCATCTTGATTTATTTGTTGCTGGCATTTCTCGTCGGTGCGCCGTTGTTGATTGCGGAAGTGATGCTGGGGCGGCGCGCACATGCGTCACCGATCACGGCGCTTGCCGATTTAGGCCGGGGCGCGCGTGGCGGTCGACATTGGGCGCTGCTGGGGTGGTTGACGGTACTCGGTGGGTTTATCGTTTTCTCTTATTTAAGCGTGGTCGCCGGTTGGGCCATCGGCTACTTCGTGCGCACGGTATTCGGCGTGATGACCGGGCTTACCGCCGACGGTATCGCCAGCGTGTTCACCGGCTTCGTGCGCGATCCGGAAAAACAGATTTTCTGGTACAGCCTGTTCATTACGACGACACTGACGATTACCGCCGGTGGCCTGCGCCGGCGGCTCGAGCCGACGATTCGGGTATTGGTACCGTTACTGTTAGTGGCGCTGCTGACGCTCGCCGGTTATGCGCTCAGCGTCGGTAATTTTCGCGACGCCGCAACGTTTTTGTTTACGCCCGATTTCGCCAAGCTGTCGCCGGTCGCCTGGCTGGCGGCGTTGGCGCAGGTATTTTTCAGTCTCGGTCTCGGCACGGGTATGGCGATGATGTACGGCGCCTATCTCGATCGGGAGGCATCGATCGCGCGCGCGGCGTTGACGGTCGTCGGGCTGGATGCATTGATCGCGGTGTTCGGCAGTGTCATTGTCTTTGCCGTTTTGTTGGGCGGCGGCGTAGCGCCGACTTCCGGCCCTAGTTTGGTGTTCCAGGCGTTGCCGTTGGCGTTCGACCATTTGCCGTACGGCAGATGGTTCGGCAGCTTGTTCTTCGCGCTAATCGTCATGATTGCGTTGGCGACGGCGATCGCGCTGATCGAGCCGGTGATCGCCTGGATGACCGAGCGGTTTGGTATCGCCCGCCGGCGCGCGGCGATCGTGGTTGGCTTGTGCGCCTGGTTGCTCGGGCTGGTGTCGCTATTTTCATTCAACTATTGGGCGTTCTCGTTTAAATTTTTCGGCATGGAAAAACAGATCGGCGCGTTCGACGTGCTGCAAATCCTCACCGCTCAAGGCATGTTGCCGCTGGCCGGTTTAGCGCTGGCGCTATTCGCCGGCTGGTTTCTGCCGGTCGACAATGCCCGTGCTGATTTAGCGTTGCGCTCGTCGTGCGCGTTTGATGCTTGGCTGTGGTTGTTGCGCCTCGTCGTGCCGCCGTTATTGCTGCTGTTGTTCGTCAGCCTATCGATCATCTACGCGTGA
- a CDS encoding N-acetyltransferase, with amino-acid sequence MVRPAAIGDVPDIHHLIEGYATQGNLLPRPMSEIYRHLRDFFVVEIDGKVAGCSALEIFTEDLGEVRSLVVADNYKGRGYGHLLVERVIDEARLIGLRRLMALTYVPPFFHKLGFTTVPKETLPEKVWGVCIKCYKFNNCDEIAVLKELH; translated from the coding sequence ATCGTGCGCCCCGCCGCCATCGGCGACGTTCCCGACATTCATCACCTGATCGAAGGCTACGCCACGCAAGGTAATTTGCTGCCGCGACCGATGAGCGAGATCTATCGACACCTGCGCGATTTCTTCGTCGTTGAAATCGACGGCAAGGTTGCCGGTTGCAGTGCGCTCGAGATCTTCACCGAAGACCTCGGTGAAGTCCGTTCGCTGGTGGTGGCCGACAATTACAAAGGCCGCGGCTACGGCCACTTATTGGTGGAACGTGTGATCGATGAAGCACGCCTCATCGGCCTGCGCCGATTGATGGCGCTGACGTATGTGCCGCCGTTCTTTCACAAGCTCGGTTTCACGACCGTGCCGAAAGAAACGCTGCCGGAAAAAGTCTGGGGTGTGTGCATCAAGTGTTATAAGTTCAACAACTGCGACGAGATCGCGGTGTTGAAAGAGCTGCACTGA
- a CDS encoding ABC transporter ATP-binding protein, which translates to MNVAPVRHQANSAVVSFENVTFGYEQHPAVHHLSGEIKTGDLLGLVGPNGAGKSTLLKGIAGQLRPLDGTMRRHGLRARDIAYLPQQAELDRSFPITVFDCVAMGLWPRLGIWRGINAYWKGTVLDALAKVGLKEFETRMIGTLSGGQFQRMLFARLLLQNAPIVLLDEPFRAVDIKTVSDLVELVLTWHTEGRTIIAALHDLEQVRAHFPRTLVLARELVAWGETNAVLTPDNLFKARQLCEAWDENAEICERGTHEAQRKTA; encoded by the coding sequence ATGAACGTAGCACCCGTCCGACATCAAGCGAATTCTGCCGTCGTTTCGTTTGAAAACGTCACCTTCGGCTACGAGCAGCATCCAGCGGTGCATCATCTCTCCGGCGAAATCAAAACCGGCGACCTCCTCGGCTTGGTCGGGCCGAACGGCGCGGGTAAGTCGACGTTGCTCAAGGGCATCGCCGGACAACTGCGCCCGTTGGACGGCACGATGCGGCGCCATGGGCTGCGCGCCCGTGATATCGCTTATCTACCGCAGCAGGCTGAGCTCGATCGAAGTTTCCCAATCACTGTGTTCGATTGCGTGGCGATGGGCCTTTGGCCCCGCCTTGGAATTTGGCGCGGCATCAATGCTTATTGGAAAGGCACCGTTCTTGACGCGTTGGCGAAGGTCGGTCTCAAGGAATTTGAAACGCGCATGATCGGCACGCTTTCCGGCGGCCAATTCCAGCGCATGCTGTTCGCGCGTCTGTTGCTGCAGAACGCGCCCATCGTTCTGCTCGATGAACCGTTCCGGGCGGTCGATATCAAAACGGTCAGCGATCTGGTCGAGCTCGTTTTAACCTGGCACACCGAAGGTCGCACCATCATCGCCGCGCTGCATGACCTCGAGCAGGTGCGCGCCCATTTCCCGCGGACCTTGGTCCTTGCACGCGAGCTCGTCGCCTGGGGCGAAACCAACGCTGTCCTCACCCCCGACAATCTTTTCAAAGCCCGACAACTGTGCGAAGCGTGGGACGAGAACGCAGAGATTTGCGAACGCGGCACGCACGAAGCGCAACGGAAGACCGCATGA
- a CDS encoding outer membrane protein assembly factor BamE, translating to MRAYRLGILFTALLLLSSCLHPYSPEVQQGNIVTQEMLDKLKPGMTKNQVRYVLGTPLINDPFHQNRWDYVYRFQKEMGAPAEQRRLAAIFENDALLRWEGEALKPADIAGSAESSNTQQPSL from the coding sequence ATGCGCGCCTATCGCCTCGGGATCTTATTCACCGCGCTCTTATTATTATCGAGCTGCTTGCATCCCTATAGCCCGGAAGTTCAACAGGGCAACATCGTCACACAAGAAATGCTCGATAAGCTCAAGCCAGGCATGACAAAAAATCAAGTGCGGTACGTGCTCGGTACACCGCTGATCAACGATCCGTTCCATCAAAACCGCTGGGACTACGTTTACCGGTTTCAAAAAGAAATGGGCGCGCCCGCCGAGCAACGCCGTCTGGCCGCCATCTTCGAGAACGACGCGCTATTACGCTGGGAAGGCGAGGCACTCAAGCCGGCCGATATCGCCGGCTCGGCGGAATCGTCGAATACGCAACAGCCGTCGTTATAA
- a CDS encoding ATP-binding cassette domain-containing protein yields the protein MTVPVIDINDLEFSWAKDRPLIQIERLAINAGERVFVHGPSGSGKSSLLSLLAGVVVPQQGRMKVLDTELAKLPAAARDRFRADHIGVIFQMFNLVPYLSIVENITLPCRFSSRRRERVTARGGADDEARRLLEHLDLAEAASSERAVTRLSVGQQQRVAAARALIGGPEIVLADEPTSALDSDRREAFLKLLFRECGEQRTTLLFVSHDINLQRLFDRTVALHDINRAAVQREDTND from the coding sequence GTGACCGTGCCGGTCATCGATATCAACGATCTGGAATTCAGCTGGGCGAAGGACCGCCCACTGATTCAGATTGAGCGGTTGGCGATCAACGCCGGTGAGCGCGTGTTCGTGCACGGGCCGAGTGGCAGTGGTAAAAGCAGCCTACTCAGCTTGCTCGCCGGCGTCGTCGTACCGCAACAGGGCCGGATGAAAGTTTTGGATACCGAGCTAGCGAAATTGCCGGCGGCGGCGCGTGATCGCTTTCGCGCCGATCACATCGGCGTCATCTTTCAGATGTTCAATCTAGTGCCGTACTTATCCATCGTCGAGAACATTACGCTACCCTGCCGATTCTCGTCGCGCCGACGCGAGCGCGTAACGGCGCGCGGTGGCGCCGATGACGAGGCGCGGCGTTTGCTCGAGCATCTGGATCTTGCCGAAGCGGCGTCGTCGGAACGCGCGGTGACACGCTTGAGCGTCGGCCAGCAACAACGGGTGGCCGCCGCGCGCGCGTTGATCGGTGGGCCGGAAATTGTGCTGGCCGATGAACCGACGTCGGCGCTCGACAGCGACCGACGCGAGGCGTTTCTGAAATTGCTGTTCCGCGAATGCGGTGAGCAACGCACGACGCTACTGTTCGTCAGCCACGACATCAACTTGCAGCGATTATTCGACCGCACCGTCGCGCTGCACGACATCAACCGTGCGGCAGTGCAACGGGAGGACACGAATGATTAA
- a CDS encoding metal ABC transporter substrate-binding protein: MNKRLLLRAIALIAPLLVLSNSVHAANKLKVVASFSILGDMARQVGGDRVEVSTLVGANGDTHVFQPAPGHVKIVAAANVLIINGLGFEGWISRLEKSAGFKGAVVVATTGIAPHQMEEEENGKQQKVIDPHAWQSLANGKIYVRNIRDALIAADPFGKATYEANANKFLSDIDRLDAEVKANVAKLPSDRRRVITSHDAFGYFATSYGLEFIAPQGVNTESEASAKDVASIIRQIKTQKIPAIFLENISDHRLLDQIARETSAKVGGTLYSDALSDSSGPAATYLDMFRHNTRTLMAALSS, translated from the coding sequence ATGAACAAACGTTTGTTGCTGCGAGCGATCGCCCTTATCGCGCCGTTACTCGTTCTATCGAACAGTGTGCATGCTGCCAACAAGCTCAAGGTTGTCGCGTCGTTCAGTATTCTCGGCGACATGGCGCGCCAAGTGGGTGGCGACCGCGTTGAGGTCAGCACGCTGGTCGGAGCCAATGGTGATACCCATGTCTTTCAGCCTGCACCCGGCCACGTCAAAATCGTTGCTGCCGCTAATGTTCTCATCATCAATGGTCTTGGATTCGAGGGCTGGATCAGCCGGCTCGAAAAATCAGCCGGCTTCAAAGGCGCGGTGGTCGTAGCGACGACCGGCATTGCGCCGCATCAAATGGAGGAAGAAGAAAATGGCAAGCAACAGAAGGTCATCGATCCACACGCCTGGCAGAGCCTTGCCAACGGAAAAATCTACGTCCGCAATATTCGCGACGCATTGATCGCAGCCGATCCGTTCGGGAAAGCGACTTATGAAGCCAACGCCAACAAGTTCCTATCTGACATCGATCGGCTCGACGCGGAAGTAAAGGCCAACGTCGCCAAGCTACCGTCGGATCGACGCCGCGTCATTACCTCACACGATGCCTTTGGCTATTTTGCGACCAGCTATGGATTGGAGTTTATCGCCCCGCAAGGAGTGAATACTGAAAGCGAAGCGTCGGCAAAAGACGTTGCCAGCATCATTCGCCAGATCAAGACGCAGAAAATTCCGGCGATATTCTTAGAGAACATTTCGGACCACCGCCTGCTCGATCAGATCGCCCGAGAAACCAGCGCCAAGGTGGGCGGTACGCTGTATTCCGACGCATTGTCGGATTCGAGCGGACCGGCCGCTACCTACCTCGATATGTTCCGGCACAACACGCGAACGTTGATGGCAGCGCTGTCGTCCTAG
- a CDS encoding type II toxin-antitoxin system RatA family toxin: MTAIHRSALVPYSDHEMYELVADILSYPKFLPWCGDTRVLKQSEDIVEAAITIAYHGVHKTFVTRNLLQKDKMMEIRLLEGPFRYLQGFWRFAALDATSSKIALDLEFEVANRLLSAVLTPVFSTIAGQMVEAFHARAKTLYGQR, from the coding sequence GTGACCGCCATCCATCGTTCGGCGTTGGTGCCTTATAGCGATCACGAGATGTACGAGCTGGTTGCCGACATTCTGTCGTATCCGAAATTTCTGCCGTGGTGCGGTGACACGCGCGTCCTCAAACAAAGCGAAGACATTGTCGAAGCCGCTATCACTATCGCCTATCACGGTGTGCACAAGACTTTCGTCACGCGCAATCTGCTGCAGAAAGACAAGATGATGGAAATTCGGTTGCTGGAAGGACCGTTCCGTTATCTGCAAGGTTTTTGGCGTTTCGCCGCGCTCGATGCAACGTCGAGCAAGATTGCGCTCGATCTCGAATTCGAAGTCGCTAATCGACTACTCAGCGCCGTGCTGACACCGGTGTTCAGCACCATCGCCGGTCAGATGGTCGAGGCGTTTCATGCGCGCGCGAAGACGCTGTACGGACAGCGGTGA
- a CDS encoding metal ABC transporter permease, giving the protein MIDVLTQPFVEFSFMRRALVGCLALSLGAPPIGVFLMLRRMSLMGDAMAHAILPGAAIGYLIAGLSLFAMTVGGLVVGITVVLLAGVVARSTVLREDSSLAAFYLISLASGVLIISMRGSSIDLLHVLFGTVLALDNNALILIGAIATVTMAALAVIYRPLVLECLDPMFLRSVSRASSPTHFFFLGLVVLNLVAGFHALGTLLAVGLMLLPAVTARFWVEDISKLIVVAVASALGASAIGLLLSYYGNLPSGPAIILASGVFYIVSLLFGPRGSLIGRLFPHKHLQG; this is encoded by the coding sequence ATGATCGACGTTCTCACCCAGCCGTTTGTCGAATTTTCCTTCATGCGCCGAGCGCTCGTCGGTTGTTTGGCGCTATCGCTTGGCGCCCCGCCCATCGGGGTTTTCTTGATGCTGCGCCGCATGAGTCTGATGGGCGACGCAATGGCGCACGCGATTTTGCCCGGTGCCGCCATCGGCTATTTGATTGCCGGCCTATCGTTATTCGCAATGACGGTCGGCGGTCTGGTCGTTGGCATTACGGTCGTTTTACTCGCGGGCGTCGTCGCGCGCTCAACCGTACTGCGCGAAGACTCGAGCCTGGCGGCGTTTTACTTGATATCGCTCGCCTCAGGCGTGCTGATCATTTCGATGCGCGGCAGTAGTATCGATCTGCTGCACGTGCTCTTCGGCACGGTGCTCGCACTGGACAACAACGCCCTCATCCTCATCGGCGCTATCGCGACGGTGACGATGGCGGCGTTGGCGGTCATCTACCGGCCGCTGGTGCTGGAGTGCCTGGACCCGATGTTTCTTCGCTCAGTGAGTCGGGCAAGCTCGCCGACGCACTTCTTCTTCCTTGGGCTAGTCGTCCTCAATCTGGTCGCCGGGTTCCATGCCCTCGGAACCTTGCTGGCGGTCGGGCTCATGCTGTTGCCGGCGGTGACCGCACGGTTTTGGGTCGAAGACATCTCGAAACTTATTGTCGTCGCGGTGGCATCAGCACTGGGTGCCAGCGCCATCGGTTTACTGTTGTCCTATTACGGCAACCTGCCATCGGGTCCGGCGATCATTCTCGCCAGCGGCGTCTTTTACATCGTCTCGCTTCTCTTCGGCCCGCGAGGCAGCCTCATCGGGCGACTATTCCCGCACAAGCATCTCCAGGGTTAA